A single Rattus norvegicus strain BN/NHsdMcwi chromosome 5, GRCr8, whole genome shotgun sequence DNA region contains:
- the Ddi2 gene encoding protein DDI1 homolog 2 produces MLLTVYCVRRDLSEVTFSLQVDADFELHNFRALCELESGIPAAESQIVYAERPLTDNHRSLASYGLKDGDVVILRQKENADPRPSVQFSNLPRIDFSSIAVPGTSNPQQRQLPRTQAQLLSPGERTSTPQGLDSPALLRDMLLANPHELSLLKERNPPLAEALLSGDLEKFSRVLVEQQQDRARREQERIRLFSADPFDLEAQAKIEEDIRQQNIEENMTIAMEEAPESFGQVAMLYINCRVNGHPVKAFVDSGAQMTIMSQACAERCNIMRLVDRRWAGIAKGVGTQKIIGRVHLAQVQIEGDFLACSFSILEEQPMDMLLGLDMLKRHQCSIDLKKNVLVIGTTGSQTTFLPEGELPECARLAYGTGREDIRPEEIADQELAEAIQKSAEDAERQKP; encoded by the exons ATGCTGCTCACCGTGTACTGTGTGCGGAGGGACCTCTCCGAGGTGACCTTTTCCCTCCAGGTCGACGCCGACTTCGAGCTGCACAACTTCCGCGCGCTGTGCGAGCTCGAGTCCGGGATCCCTGCCGCCGAGAGCCAG ATTGTCTACGCAGAAAGACCTCTCACGGACAACCACAGGTCACTGGCTTCTTACGGTTTAAAAGATGGCGATGTTGTAATTCTGCGACAGAAGGAGAATGCAGACCCTCGCCCTTCAGTGCAGTTCTCAA ACTTACCCCGGATTGACTTCAGTAGCATAGCTGTGCCTGGTACGTCAAACCCCCAACAGCGCCAGCTGCCCAGGACACAGGCTCAGCTCTTGTCTCCTGGGGAGAGAACATCGACTCCTCAGGGTTTAGACAGCCCAGCCCTGCTCCGAGACATGCTGCTGGCCAACCCACATGAGTTGTCCTTGCTGAAGGAGCGCAACCCACCCTTGGCAGAAGCTCTGCTCAGCGGTGATCTTG AAAAATTCTCTAGGGTCCTGGTGGAGCAGCAGCAGGACCGAGCCCGGAGAGAACAAGAACGCATTCGTCTGTTTTCTGCTGACCCCTTTGATCTTGAAGCTCAGGCAAAGATAGAAGAAGACATAAG GCAGCAGAACATCGAGGAGAACATGACCATAGCTATGGAGGAGGCCCCGGAGAGCTTTGGGCAGGTCGCCATGCTCTACATCAACTGCAGAGTGAACGGGCATCCTGTGAAAGCCTTCGTTGACTCAG GTGCCCAGATGACTATTATGAGCCAGGCCTGTGCAGAAAGGTGTAACATTATGAGACTGGTGGACCGTCGGTGGGCTGGCATTGCCAAAGGAGTGGGCACGCAGAAGATTATTGGAAGGGTGCATCTAG CTCAGGTTCAGATTGAAGGCGATTTTCTGGCATGTTCCTTCTCgattctggaagaacagcctatGGACATGCTTCTGGGACTGGACATGCTTAAACGGCATCAG TGTTCTATTGACTTGAAGAAAAATGTCCTGGTGATTGGCACCACAGGCTCACAGACCACCTTCCTTCCTGAGGGGGAGTTACCAGAGTGTGCTCGCTTGGCATATGGAACTGGGCGAGAGGACATACGGCCAGAGGAAATTGCAGACCAAGAATTAGCAGAAGCCATTCAAAAATCAGCTGAGGATGCAG AGCGTCAGAAGCCATGa